The genomic interval GCCTGTTTGTTGTCTTCGCTATCGCTTTGAGCTTCTCTCAGCATCGTCGAAAAATACCCATTGATAGCGGCTGATTGATCTTCCTGCAACTGGACAACTGCTTTGTCCGGCGAAAAATAAGGGAACTGTCTTAACCACTGCAGCACATGCTCAGCATCGCGGCCAAAAAAGTCAGGGTGTATCAAACAAAAGTGGCCACCAGTTTCTTTTGATGTGGTTTGCCAGGATACAATCTCGTCAGGATGTAGAAACCCGATCTCATTTGGTCCCATTTCATACTGGTGGAGGCCCACCGTAAGTATGCCTGTTCCGGAGGTCATATGGAATATCTTGTAGAATTTCCGGCGATGTGGTGAGATGTAATCCTTAACAGGATAGGTTTCTCTATTCTGAATGACAAAATAATTGGAATCCACCGGATAATGCTGCACATCGAGCAATGGTACTTTATAACTCTCTGTAGCGAAAGTTTCAAGCTCTTTCCTTGGTATTGAAGAATTTTCCATACTACTATGCCTAAAAATACTTAAGAAAAATCAACAAATTGTATTTACTGATAAAGCATTGTTGGTATGCTAATTTACCGAAAAATACTTTTAAATATGTATGACCGGGCTTCTACAGGACCGGTCATACATATTTCATCGACCAGGCTTCTAAAAATCGGTAGACCTGCTAATGCTTTCATATGCCTTCAGATCTGCCTGTAAGGCTTCAATTTTACCATTGGCCATACCGAATGAGTCCGAACCCAGGAACAGGTGCAATGGTTTGGTTTCCATTTCTGCTACCTGAATTAGCGCTGCTGCTGCTTTTTCAGGGTCTCCCGGCTGGTTGCCGATGATTTGCTCATTGTGGATTACTTCCAGGTCACGCGCCTCTTTATATTCACTGATAGGCGAAGCAGCGGTACGAAGTGAACCCTGCAGCAGGAAATTGGTTTTGAAATAGCCCGGATAGACAATGGTTGCAGATACGCCCATGGATTTAATTTCGGCAGACAGTGCTTCTGTCAATCCCGCTACCGCAAACTTAGTGGCGTTATAGATACCCCATCCAGGGAAGGTGCCCAGGAAACCGGCTATAGAAGAGATATTGAAAAACGCCCCGGATTTCTTCTCGCGGTAATGCGGCATCACGTTGCGGATCACGTTCAATGTGCCGAACACATTTACGTCAAAGTTGCTGCGGGCTTCTTCATCAGTCAATTCTTCCAGCGTGCCTAGTTGTCCATAGCCGGCGTTGTTAACCACAACATCAATTCCACCGAGTTTGGCGATTATTTGCTTAACTGCCTGCTGAACGCTCCCGTTGCTGTTTAAGTCAACCTGAAGGGGCAGAAAGTTGTCACCCTTATAGTTTACTTCCTTACTTAGCATATCAGCATCTCTTGAAGTTGCTGCTACTTTATATCCTTCCTTAAGTAAGCGTTGTACCAGTGCCAGGCCTAAGCCTTTTGAAGCACCTGTGATAAACCAAGTTTTTTTCGTAGTCATGATTTTTTTATTTTTTATTTATTTGTGTGTAACAAAGTTGATACATATTTGCCGGGAGGTGTTTACTCAGATAACAGGGAAATTTGCGACTTTCAAATATGCATGCTTACCTGATTTCAGCAGCTATTGCCTGTATAAACGCCTGGTTCATGGCGGGAATATCAGACGGCATGCGGCTGGTAATGAGTTTACCATCAACGACAACTTCCTGATCCAGTACCTCTGCACCTGCATTTCTAAGATCAGTGCGGATGGCATACCAACCGGTCACCTTCTTTCCTCTCACAACATCTGCTTCAACCAGCAACCATGGGCCATGGCAGATGGATGCGATCAACATACCTTTTTCTGCAGCTGTACGTACCAGTTCTACTGCCTTCGGAACTATGCGCAGCTTATCCGGACTGATAACCCCACCAGGAAGATAAAGCGCATCATATTCCTCAAGGTCAACCTGCTCCAGGCTTATATCTGGTGTGATATACTCACCTGATATATTGGACATTCCAGATGCGGCATCATAAATCACACCGTGTATAGGTTGAGTGTCTAAAGCCGCTAACGTTATTATCGCACCAGCATCCTGTAATGCATGGAATGGCTCAAATAGTTCTGCCTGTTCAAACCCGTTTGTTGCAATCATTAAAACACGGGCGTTATTAATTTTAGTCATGGTTGAATATTTTGAAGATGAATTAGTTTGTTGGTTGGATGATTTTCTGTTGTATCATCCGCGTGTTTGTGATAGTGCAAAGAACGATAGAAGTGGGAGAGAAGGGGTTATTTGAATAGCAGGGATTTTTTCGAATTTCAAATATTTGTTTGCTCTTAATAGTTGAGCAATTATTTGGTCAGGGAAAGTTGGGCTTGGGAGATGGGAGACTCTGTTAAGTGAATGTGCTTTTGGAAACTGTGCTGTTCGATACATATTCGTTTCGATAGGCTTTGAGATAGCTTTATCTTACGTTCATTTCACGTTGAAGACGCAAGATGAACGTAAGATAAAGCCATCTCAAAGCCTATCGGAACGAATCTAATAGCCGTATCTTTTAAAATTTAAGCATCGATTTGATCCATAAATAGTCACTTTTCATTAAATTAGGAGAGTATTGTTGATCTCCTGTTCCCGCGAACAAATTCATTTTAAAAGAAAAAACATGAAGACCATTTCAAATAGCCTCAGCACAAATAAATCCATTGTCCGCACCCCCCTTACCAGTCAGAATAACCCTATGCTACTACTATACTTGCTACTATTATACTCCCTATGCAACTTCTATGGCTTTTTCTCTCTCTGTCTTAATCAGAAATCGTTAACCAGTAGCCTGAAATCATATGAAGAACCGTATGCTTATGCCTACCAAAGGTGGCATTCAGAAGATGATCAAAAGCAATGAGATCATCTATATCAAAGTACACCTTACGAACAGCATTATTAAGTTTTCCGATGGCCATTCACTGGTAATACCGCTTAGCCTGAGACAGTTTGAAGCACGCCTTCCGCCTGAATTATTTTGCCGGACCCATAGGAATTATATCGTTTGCCTTGATCACGTTATAAGCGTAGCCGAAAATCATATTACCCTCACAGGTGAGAAAGAGGGCATTCCGCTGAGTGAAAACTATAAAAAGGAGTTTTATAGTCATTTTATTGTGTTTTAAAGACAGCTCTTATGAGGCGTTTTTCGGCTCTTATGAGCCAATTTCCGGCTCTCGTATAGTTTTTTTTGAGGTCCTTTAAAATCCTGCCTAACATTGTGTCATGAAATCACAACCAAAGGGGCTGCACCCGCAATAGGAGAGAGGTGCCTCCTGTTACACCCGGTGATTGTGGTTGTAGTAAAATTGATTTTTTAATCCTCAAAATTTAGAGACTATGGCACAAATAAAACAAAATAAAATGATGGAGGGGACGTCTGGTACTATCGGGAACGTAACCTTTAGCGTAAGAAAAGGTAAAACAGTTTCAGGCCCCAGGCGTGGCCCTAGTAAGAAGCCGCCGACCGAGAATCAGGTGGCGGTTCAAATAAAATTTGAACGGTTTCTGGCGTACGCTCAGGAGGCGATGTCTGATCCTATAAAGAAGCTGCTGTATGCAGACGCTGCGAAAGGCGGACAAACGGCATATAATGCAGCCTTTCAGGATGCAGCCAGGCCGCCCAGGATCCTGGAGATTAATACAAGTCAGTACAATGGACTCGTAGGCGATGTGATCAAATTGCTGGTGAAGGATGTTGTTACTGTCGAATCTGTAAAGGTGAGGATACTGTCTGCGGCAGGGGCGGAGCTGGAACGGGGAAATGCAGTTGTTGGTAAAGGCAATTTCTGGAACTATACGGCCACTGCTGCAAATGCTGCATTGCCTGGTACACGTATCCTGGTTACAGCAACTGATCTGCCAGGTAATATTACCAATGCGGAGGAAGTAGTCTAGTATTATGCGATGGAGTAAGTTCAGGTGCTGTAAATAGCATAACATCTATGAATGAAAGCTATATAGCAGTTCAATGAATAGATAACCGGAAAGGCTACCTCCTGTGCATAAATAGGAACACAGAGAGCCGGTGTGTTGCCGGCTCTCTTTACTTACTAAGGCTCCATTCGTTTCTCTTATTCTGAAGGTAACGGTAACGGCGGTGGGGTTGATGGCGTAGTAAAACGGGCGTACATAGAAAAAGATTGGCTTCTCTGGAAAAATACTGGAGCACTTAGACAACTTCGCAATCATTTGAATGATTAAATCGTTCAGGCTTTGCTGAAGGCATGCCACACATCTAAGTAGCATCTATACACTGATATGAGTATGCAGTGAGTAGATGTATGATGATCAGCCGAGAACGGGCGCAGGCCAACATGTAGTCTCGTTTTACTGTCAGGAGAGATATCTGTTCAACACAAAACTTATCTATCTTTCACCGGTAAACGATTTAATATATATTATTGAGAAGTCGTATTTTTTTCAAAAATATATTCGCGATTTGATTAATGATATTGACAAACTTCCTAAATTGCTTTTTATTATAATTTTTATAACATGAATATCAAAATGAAAATTATGTATATAAAACATCTTTTAAACAAGCTGTTGGCCGATCTGGTCGACATGCCTGATCTCTCAGGTTCAGCCTCAATCAAGGCTCTTCTTAGCACCCGTTCTTCTCTGTTAGCCTCACTACACCGACTATCCCTACTATCCCTACCTGTCCTACTATAATTCTCCAGGACGTTGCCCCACCTCCCATAACTTTATAACGAATTCTTAGTATAAAATAATTCAACGCATGTACGTATGTGCGCAAAGATTTTTGCGTCTGCTTACTTGCCTTGAACTTGTAATTACTTTTTAACCAGTTTAATAACATGATGATGTTAAGTCATCTCGCATTCCTCATTGACAAGGAAATTCCAAAGCAATCGAGGACATTGACGGTTCTCAATCTGACATTTATCAGGCAGGTAATGTTTGGAAGATTCTTCATGTTGGAGTTCCTGGATCGGCAAGTCTTATCAATGTCCACGAATTCAGTCAGCAGAGAAATTGTCAATATATCTGTAGCGTCCAGCGGGTATAGCGGCGTTCTAATGCTGCACAAATTAATACAGTGGCTGCCGAAACATAATGTACAACAAATCAACATTCCTTGGACGCTGTTTCCGCTTCCTCGGGAGCCGCCTGTAGTGCGTTGTAGCACTCTATGGGTACCAGCAAATTTAATTGTCTCGCATTCTGACAAAACATTTACTTATGGCAAAAACAAGAAACGTTTTATTGACCGGTTTTAAGGTTAGTAAAGCAATATCAGAAAAGGGATTTATAGTTAAAACGAGGCGAGGAAAGACCTTTCTGACTAAATATCCTGATATGAGCAATGTGGTTCCATCCGCATCTCAGCTAAAGGAAAAGTCCAAATTTGCAGCAGCTGTAGCATACGCCAGGGAGATTGTTAATGATCCGGTGCGGAAAGCAACTTATAAGGCGCGACCTGGAAGCACGGTCTATCACAGTGCAATTAAGGATTATCTGGAACGGAGATCATAATGCAGCATAAACGCTCCGCTTCCGGGGGTTATATGCCCTTGCATTATCCCTCTTGTGTCCGACATCTTGTATGGGTTTGTTTGTGTAAAGTTCACTTTGCGTAGTAGGCATATTGATACCATGGGAAGAAAGTTTGTGTCAAAAATGATTCCTAAGGTGTTGGCTTAAATAAATTCATAACAGGCATATGCATAGAGGCCTGACGTAGCATACTTATTTAAAACAAAAAAATAAAGTCATGAAATATATAAACAATATCAGATCTGAAATGAAAATCATTGTTAGTTCAGTAACCAGTCAATATCGACTATGTGCCTTATCTGGCCTGCGTATAACTGCATTTTCAATCTTTTATTTTATTCATTTTATAACGTTTAACCTAAAAAGCATATGGAACAACCCTTCCTTATACTTACAAAAGAGACGACCCGGGAAATGATCGAATCAGCATCGATCGTTTACGTGACCGTTTTAGATAAGTATATTCAGCTTAAGCTTACAGATAACCGCACCCGTAGGGTGAGAATCAGCCTCCGGCAATTTGAGAAACATCTTCCTCCCAATCTTTTTCTCCGCATACACAAAAGATATATCGTCTGCATTCGCCATGTCAGATTTGTTGATATGGATGTTACTATGAGGACCGGAGATAAATTGCCCATTAGCAAGGAGTTTAAGGATGCATTTCTTAGTCATTTCATCATCTTGTAATAAGTTCCTGAACCCGCGATTTTGCGTCCTATGGACACGGTTTTGCGTCCTATGGATACCGCCGGAAATGACCCGGATAATCGTCTTAATATTACGTCCGCAATCATGATCAACAGCGCTGCACCTAAGGCAGGAGAGAGGTGCCTCCTGTTTAACCTGGCGACTATGATTTTGACCAAACACATTTTTTAATTGCTAAAACTTATCAATATGGCATATGTAAAAAGAAGCATTTTTTGGCAGGGAATATCCGGCACCGTTGGAGATACATTGACCTTTCGTGTCAGGAAGGGCAGAACGTTTGTCTCCGTTAAACGCGGTCCCAGTACCAAGCCACCGACTGATGCCCAGCAGGAGGCTAACAAGCGATTTGTAATGGCGTCATTGTTTGCTCAGGATGCAATGAAGGATCCTGCAATCAAGGCGCTGTATCAGAAAGCCGCAAAAGGTGGTCAGACCGCATATAACGTAGCCGTGCGAGATGCAATGAGTCCGCCGGTCATTAGCTGGATAGATGTCGGTGGTTATAAAAGGACCCTTGGTGACATTATTACTATCAAGGCAAGAGACGTTATTGCCCCAAGGTCTGTAACAGTGATCATCTTTTCACAGGCTGGCACAATCCTCGAACAGGGCGATGCTGTCATTAAGACAAATGATAGCCGTTTCTGGATTTATACGGTAACTACGGCCAACGCGATAATCAGCGGTAACCGTTTGGTCGTTACTGCGACGGATTTGCCTGGTAATAAAGCCGAGCAGACATTCACAATTCCTTAAATGCGTAAACGGTGTCCCGGTCGTTGACCGGGGCGCTTTTTCTAACATTAAAACTTATTTATCATGAAAATTAGTAAGCATTTATCAATATCAGGTTCAAACATAGGAAGACGACTGCAACATGCTGAAGGAAAGCCTATTGACAAGCTTCCGGATATCAGGATGGTAATCACTGACTACTACAGAGGAGCTATCAACGACGTGATCTATATGATTATAAGAAATGTTGATCATGTGATGGTCAGTATCTTATCAGCCGAGGGGATGGAAATTGAAACAGGGGCTGCGATGAATAGCAGTGGTGTTTGGAGCTACCGGACTGTCACTGCGAATCCTGCCTTTCCGGGTGGAAAGGTTGTTGTGAGAGCTGGGAATATACGCGGAGATCATGTGGAGATGGGAGTTGGGGTGTTTTGACGTTGGTATTCGATGGGTAGGAGACGTCCGGGGAAGTTCCGGACGTTTTTGATGGTTAGAGTTCTTTGACATTTTGGTATTTATTAACGGGACGAATTTTTGTGTTTGTTTCTTTTCCCAATTTGCTGTCGAAATTTTTTTGATGTTGGCGGAATTGCTTCGAAGCCCATTTTTTTAAAGGTATTTACCAAGGTTCAACTCAACGTCGCTGTGTTGCTGTAGGCCTTTTCCCAGTAAAGCTTTTACCCTTTGTCTGCTACCTTCCCACTGCAAGGACTCAAAGAAGAGCGTTTGAGTTTCCATGATATGCTCATTTTTGGGAAGTGTAGCCCGTTCGTTCATGATAGATTTGATGGCAACAATAGCAGGTTTGTCAAATGAGGCAATCCTCGCAGCCAGATTATCAACAAAGCTGTCCAGTTGCTCATCAGGAATGGCCCGGTTTATCCAGCCGTACAAAGCCGCCGTTTTCTGCATCGTAGTCATTGGCGCTTAATATAATTTCTAATGCCCTTGCCTTGCCGGTGAGCAGATGCAAAAGTGGAATAATAAAAGCTACAAACAAAAAACGTGGGTGTATCAAAAGTAAGATACACCCACTGTTTTTTCGGATATCTATCGGAGACTTGTGGTCGTTTACGCGACCCTCAGGGCGTGATTTTATTTTTGAGACATCCTCGTTTCCATTAAATGTATTTGTCTTATAATAATTCACCCATTCCGAACACAGTTAATCCTTTGGCAAATTGTTCGGCGATGGCCTGGTTGGCGGCTTCAATGTATTGGCCGGTGATGGGGTCAACCACGGTACGTAATGGCCGGGCGCCGTTAGGCGTGTCGATAAGTTTTACAATGGCGTCGGCAACATCCTGCGGGTTTGGATTTTTAGCCTGCATCTCTCCGCCCAACGCTGCTATCATTTTGTTGGGTATATGGGCAATGGCACTGTATCCTTCAGACACACCCTGATCAGATGCTGGGTTATTCTTTTGCTGCATCTCGGTGGGGAAAGCACCCGGCTCCACAATGGCCACATCAATGCCTAGACGTTTTACCTCGTAATGCAGGCCCTCACTTATTCCTTCCAGCGCAAATTTCGAGGCCGCATAAATAGTAGCGAACGGGAACGATACCCGCCCAAAGCCACTGCTCACGTTAATGATCAGTCCTTCGGCCTGTTTACGCATTGCGGGCAACACTTGTTTGACCAGTCGCCAGGGGGCATAAACATTGATATCAAAAGTGGTGTGCACATCGGCCGTGGTAAAGCTTTCAGCCACACCAGTCATGCCGTAACCAGCGTTGTTCACCAGCACATCAATAGCGCCTTCTTTGGCGAGAATGGTTTCAACGGCCTGCTTGACGCTCTCGTCGTCGGTCAGCGTAACGTCCAAAACTTTCACGTTCTCCACGGCTGAAAGGGCATGGGCTTTATCGGCGTTACGACCCTTGGTATCGCGCATTGTAGCATACACCTGGTGCCCTAAGGCGGCCACGGTATGAGCGGTAAGCCAGCCAAAACCACTATTTGTTCCGGTTATCAATACAATCTTTTTGCTCATCTTTTTTAATTGTTTAAATGAATAAGCAAATGTTGAAAATGGCAACCAAAAAACATTTACCATTTGGTAAAAAGCGTACTAACGGATGTTTCGGCGTATACGGCTTAGCGATTGCTGGGTAATGCCCAGGTAGGAAGCTACGTACGAAAGTGGGATGCGGTTGATGAGGTTAGGGAACGCTTTAATGAACGACAGATAACGCGTGGTGGCATCTTCTGACACCAGCGGACTGCGTCGCTCCATGGCCAGCGTAAGGCACTTTTTTACCATATTGGCCTTCATCATATCCCAGCCCACAATGGTGTTGGATATTTCGTCCCAACCCTTTTTGTTAAAAACAAGCACCTTGCAGTCGGTAACGGCCTGTACATATTCGGACGCCGTGATCTGCGATTCGAACTTTTCATTATCGACTACAAAATTGCCTTCTTCCACAAAATAATTGGTGATCTCCTCACCCTTGTTGTTATAATAGCAGAAGCGGAACACGCCTTCCAATATGAACGCCACATAACGAGGCACCTTCCCGGCTTCCGACAGGTAGTCGTCTTTTCTGAATTCGAGCATTTCAACCTTGCTCAGCAAAAACTCGATCTGCTGTTTGTTCAGGTCACCAAATTGGAGGATAAGATTTATAAGCGCTTCCATCACTTAAAGATAATACAGAGCGCGGAGCATTCAGTTATCATATGGTAAAAAATGAGGTACGGCAGATACAAGCGCTCAAAGCTGTGAGATCTTCAGGCGCTGGTCGTAGGAAGCCTCATCAAACGGTGTATCTCCATTACGGAACTGATCCGGTAGGGTTTGCTGTTTGCCATACTGGAAGTTATTTAAATTTAAAGGGATACTTTAGCCATATCATAATTAATGGCATCGCTAAAAACGGGATCTCTATCAACGCGATGCGGTAATTTTCCGCCCGCAGCGCCAGCCCCATAATCATGATGACCAGGAATGCATTTAGCATGTTGCCCAGGAAAAATGTATAGGGGATGAGCAAAAGTATGCCGATAGCTATGGCTACAGCAGCCAGATATAGAACGAACGCTTCGCTGATCCCTAAACTTTCCATCATCTTAACGGACTCCGGATTGTTTTTAAAATGTACGGTATCCCAGGCATGTTTGAAACTGAGCGTTACCGAAATGAGCAGCAGCAGTGCGGAACTAATATTCTTTACCATTGTTTAATTAAGGACAAAATTGTTCATAATATAAGCTCCGAGTATGGCTATCGGCACGCCGATCATTGCGCTTGTTAAAGCTCTTCTCGCCTTATTGGGATATACCTTTCTGTGTCTGAAATACAGGAAGAATCCTATAGGAGGAACGGCATTGGAAACGACGAACCAAAACTTTGACAAATGGTCTGTATTATCTTTCATGAGTATTGTTTTATAATTTACTGCACTCTTTTCCAGTTGAATGATTTGCCCATCAATGGTATACCTTTGTAGCCCCGGGTTTCAAGTTCTTCAGGACCTTTCAGTTTACCTTTGAAACTATAGGTGTTTCCATCCTGTACGCTATACAGCTTACCGTCCACGTATTCGCCATCCTTGTAGACAAGATCGGTAATATGCGTAATGCCTTGCACGGATCTGCTCCGGAGCTTTTCATCAGGATTTTTAAGGTCCTTCTTTGACGTTTTTCCATCTGCTTCGAACATGTCTTTCGACCATAAGAGTTTGGCCGAGTAGGTGTTGCCTGCTTTGAACACCTCGATCTTGTAATCATCACATTGCCATACTCCTGTAATTTGGTCTGCAGGTAGTTTCTGCGCGGAAGATGCCAGTGATAAGAGCAGCGTAAACAATGCTAAAATTGTTTTTTTCATAGCCGGTTATTTATTGTTGAATATTAAGTTTTCTGAATTTTTCAAATTCCCTGTGCCCTAATTTCATTAATTGCTTAGGCATCAGCCTGCTTAAGAATTTTATCACATTCACCAGGAACGGCTTAATCTCAGGCGTGTCGTTCAAAAGTCCTTTGATGGCTACACTCACTAGTTTATCCACATCCATCATTTGGCTTGGATTCGGTGGCAATACCCAATCATTCTGAAGATTGGTATTCACCCCCGGAGGAACTAGTTCGAATACCTTGACATTGGTTTTGCTCAATTGGAGGCGCAGTGCCTGGGAATAAGCATGAACCCCTGCTTTTGAAGCGCTATAAACCGGAGCGGTGGAGTAGGGTATGAAAGCAATGGCAGAGGAAACGTTCACAATTGCTGCCGTACGCTTTTGGGTCAGGTGCGGTAAAAACTGATGAACCATCCGGATCGTTCCGGTGAGATTAATATCAATCTCACGGGTTATGTTTTCCAGGTCCTTGCTGGCATCCTGAAGGTCAAGCAACCGCATTTCACCCGCATTGTTGATGATTATATTCAGATCAGGATATTGTTTTGTCACCTCTTCATACAGGCGCTCAATATCTTGCGGATCACTTACATCGCTCCGAAAGACGTGTATCCCGGGGAAACGCCTTTTCGTATCATTTAAGGCTTCTTGTTTGCGACCTGTAACGATAATCGTTGATCCCTGTTCGGTAAGTTGCCTGACGAGTTCCAGCCCTATACCGCTGGTTCCTCCTGTGATCAGGATGGTGTTGTTCTTTAAATCCATATTTTCTCACTATTGTTGAAGCAAAGGTCACCTGATGCCGATGAGCAGATGTATCCAAAAGTCGCCAGGTTGTAGTAAAAAGGAATATTGTCGGTTTTTATGACAAGTAAGCAGTTTATAACTTTACTTAAGATCGTAAACACCATTTGCTTTGCAGATGCAATGTTAGCAGGAACAAAATTTTCTAAACCTCTACTTCTTTGGCTTCGCAAAGGGACTAAAAGAAAGTCCGATGTTGACGTAAGGTGCCGCATCAG from Chitinophaga filiformis carries:
- a CDS encoding AraC family transcriptional regulator, with product MENSSIPRKELETFATESYKVPLLDVQHYPVDSNYFVIQNRETYPVKDYISPHRRKFYKIFHMTSGTGILTVGLHQYEMGPNEIGFLHPDEIVSWQTTSKETGGHFCLIHPDFFGRDAEHVLQWLRQFPYFSPDKAVVQLQEDQSAAINGYFSTMLREAQSDSEDNKQAIMLQLQLLLLESQRAGKNRMQTEVQESYGHIYKFLSLLEASFQVQNRNALSKLKTATEFADELHVHPNYLNSLVKKHTGKTVRDHIQERLLHEAKSLLVHTDWGINEISDGLGFSGQAAFTSFFKKKENISPLAYRKTVNTVRVGSV
- a CDS encoding SDR family NAD(P)-dependent oxidoreductase produces the protein MTTKKTWFITGASKGLGLALVQRLLKEGYKVAATSRDADMLSKEVNYKGDNFLPLQVDLNSNGSVQQAVKQIIAKLGGIDVVVNNAGYGQLGTLEELTDEEARSNFDVNVFGTLNVIRNVMPHYREKKSGAFFNISSIAGFLGTFPGWGIYNATKFAVAGLTEALSAEIKSMGVSATIVYPGYFKTNFLLQGSLRTAASPISEYKEARDLEVIHNEQIIGNQPGDPEKAAAALIQVAEMETKPLHLFLGSDSFGMANGKIEALQADLKAYESISRSTDF
- a CDS encoding type 1 glutamine amidotransferase domain-containing protein, translating into MTKINNARVLMIATNGFEQAELFEPFHALQDAGAIITLAALDTQPIHGVIYDAASGMSNISGEYITPDISLEQVDLEEYDALYLPGGVISPDKLRIVPKAVELVRTAAEKGMLIASICHGPWLLVEADVVRGKKVTGWYAIRTDLRNAGAEVLDQEVVVDGKLITSRMPSDIPAMNQAFIQAIAAEIR
- a CDS encoding LytR/AlgR family response regulator transcription factor — translated: MKNRMLMPTKGGIQKMIKSNEIIYIKVHLTNSIIKFSDGHSLVIPLSLRQFEARLPPELFCRTHRNYIVCLDHVISVAENHITLTGEKEGIPLSENYKKEFYSHFIVF
- a CDS encoding LytR/AlgR family response regulator transcription factor codes for the protein MIESASIVYVTVLDKYIQLKLTDNRTRRVRISLRQFEKHLPPNLFLRIHKRYIVCIRHVRFVDMDVTMRTGDKLPISKEFKDAFLSHFIIL
- a CDS encoding enoyl-CoA hydratase/isomerase family protein; protein product: MTTMQKTAALYGWINRAIPDEQLDSFVDNLAARIASFDKPAIVAIKSIMNERATLPKNEHIMETQTLFFESLQWEGSRQRVKALLGKGLQQHSDVELNLGKYL
- a CDS encoding SDR family oxidoreductase, with product MSKKIVLITGTNSGFGWLTAHTVAALGHQVYATMRDTKGRNADKAHALSAVENVKVLDVTLTDDESVKQAVETILAKEGAIDVLVNNAGYGMTGVAESFTTADVHTTFDINVYAPWRLVKQVLPAMRKQAEGLIINVSSGFGRVSFPFATIYAASKFALEGISEGLHYEVKRLGIDVAIVEPGAFPTEMQQKNNPASDQGVSEGYSAIAHIPNKMIAALGGEMQAKNPNPQDVADAIVKLIDTPNGARPLRTVVDPITGQYIEAANQAIAEQFAKGLTVFGMGELL
- a CDS encoding Crp/Fnr family transcriptional regulator, which translates into the protein MEALINLILQFGDLNKQQIEFLLSKVEMLEFRKDDYLSEAGKVPRYVAFILEGVFRFCYYNNKGEEITNYFVEEGNFVVDNEKFESQITASEYVQAVTDCKVLVFNKKGWDEISNTIVGWDMMKANMVKKCLTLAMERRSPLVSEDATTRYLSFIKAFPNLINRIPLSYVASYLGITQQSLSRIRRNIR
- a CDS encoding DUF2147 domain-containing protein, which gives rise to MKKTILALFTLLLSLASSAQKLPADQITGVWQCDDYKIEVFKAGNTYSAKLLWSKDMFEADGKTSKKDLKNPDEKLRSRSVQGITHITDLVYKDGEYVDGKLYSVQDGNTYSFKGKLKGPEELETRGYKGIPLMGKSFNWKRVQ
- a CDS encoding SDR family oxidoreductase, with the translated sequence MDLKNNTILITGGTSGIGLELVRQLTEQGSTIIVTGRKQEALNDTKRRFPGIHVFRSDVSDPQDIERLYEEVTKQYPDLNIIINNAGEMRLLDLQDASKDLENITREIDINLTGTIRMVHQFLPHLTQKRTAAIVNVSSAIAFIPYSTAPVYSASKAGVHAYSQALRLQLSKTNVKVFELVPPGVNTNLQNDWVLPPNPSQMMDVDKLVSVAIKGLLNDTPEIKPFLVNVIKFLSRLMPKQLMKLGHREFEKFRKLNIQQ